In Gouania willdenowi chromosome 24, fGouWil2.1, whole genome shotgun sequence, a single window of DNA contains:
- the LOC114457486 gene encoding serotriflin-like encodes MTMYNLTFLCVLGLFAVLQVPGTWAKDSEGSLDGPLELKEETLLTSSAEQTEIVNKHNTLRRGVSPSASNMLKMSWNREASANAQKWANKCTMKHSPSSERKISTSGCGENLYMSSYKNTWSGAIQSWYDEVKDWRYGVGSVNGGVVGHFTQIVWYRSNQIGCAMAHCPNARYKYFYVCHYCPPGNTQFHHPYKSGPACGDCPKACDNKLCTNPCPYIDEYSNCPELKEQWGCSNKDVASWCPASCKCTNQII; translated from the exons ATGACAATGTATAATCTCACTTTCCTGTGTGTTCTAGGCCTCTTTGCTGTCCTCCAGGTGCCTGGAACCTGGGCTAAGGACTCAGAGGGGTCCCTGGATGGACCCTTGGAG CTGAAGGAGG AAACGCTCCTGACCTCTTCTGCAGAGCAGACTGAGATTGTCAACAAGCACAATACCCTGAGGAGAGGTGTGTCTCCCTCTGCCAGCAACATGTTGAAAATG AGCTGGAACCGTGAAGCTTCAGCCAATGCTCAGAAATGGGCCAACAAATGCACCATGAAACACAGCCCTTCCAGTGAAAGAAAGATCAGCA CCAGCGGATGTGGTGAAAACCTGTACATGAGCAGCTACAAGAACACCTGGAGTGGAGCCATCCAGTCCTGGTACGACGAGGTGAAGGACTGGCGCTACGGAGTGGGATCTGTTAATGGGGGAGTTGTTGGTCACTTTACTCAG ATTGTTTGGTACAGATCTAACCAGATTGGCTGTGCCATGGCCCACTGTCCCAACGCCCGCTACAAGTACTTCTATGTCTGCCACTACTGCCCACC TGGGAACACGCAGTTTCATCATCCCTACAAGTCAGGACCTGCCTGTGGTGACTGTCCCAAAGCCTGTGACAACAAGCTGTGCA CCAACCCCTGTCCTTACATTGATGAGTACAGCAACTGTCCCGAACTGAAGGAGCAGTGGGGTTGCAGCAACAAGGACGTGGCCTCCTGGTGTCCCGCCTCCTGCAAGTGCACAAACCAGATCATCTGA
- the LOC114457485 gene encoding cysteine-rich venom protein-like isoform X1 has translation MIVLRQVEQVNGAVTPMRRALQFPSGIDSVTLFLDATGKQHSHPLIATQTGRDHTHTGLFAVLQVPGTWAKDSEGSLDGPLELNDETSSAEQTEIVNKHNTLRRGVSPSASNMLKMSWNREASANAQRWANKCIIKHSPPSKRKISTSGCGENIYMSSKKDTWSEAIQSWYDEEKNWRYGVGSVNGGEVGHFTQLVWYKSNQIGCAMAHCPNAGYKYFYVCHYCPPGNTQFYHPYKSGPPCGDCPNACDNKLCTNPCPYIDKFSNCPKLTKQWGCSNKSVASWCPASCKCTSQII, from the exons ATGATTGTGCTGCGTCAGGTGGAGCAGGTGAATGGAGCTGTCACTCCAATGCGTCGAGCCTTGCAGTTCCCGTCCGGCATCGATTCCGTGACCCTCTTCCTGGATGCTACAGGGAAGCAACACAGTCACCCTCTGATCGCCACCCAAACAGGTAGAGATCACACCCACACAG GCCTCTTTGCTGTCCTCCAGGTGCCTGGAACCTGGGCTAAGGACTCAGAGGGGTCCCTGGATGGACCCTTGGAG CTCAATGACG AAACATCTTCTGCAGAGCAGACTGAGATTGTCAACAAGCACAATACCCTGAGGAGAGGTGTGTCTCCCTCTGCCAGCAACATGTTGAAAATG AGCTGGAACCGTGAAGCTTCAGCCAATGCTCAGAGATGGGCCAACAAATGCATCATAAAACACAGCCCTCCCAGTAAAAGAAAGATCAGCA CCAGCGGTTGTGGTGAGAACATATACATGAGCAGCAAGAAGGACACCTGGAGTGAAGCCATCCAGTCCTGGTACGACGAGGAGAAGAACTGGCGCTACGGAGTGGGATCTGTTAATGGGGGAGAAGTTGGTCACTTTACTCAG TTGGTTTGGTACAAATCTAACCAGATTGGCTGTGCCATGGCCCACTGTCCCAACGCCGGCTACAAGTACTTCTACGTCTGCCACTACTGCCCACC TGGGAACACGCAGTTTTATCATCCCTACAAGTCAGGACCTCCCTGTGGTGACTGTCCCAATGCCTGTGACAACAAGCTGTGCA CCAACCCCTGTCCTTATATCGATAAGTTCTCAAACTGTCCCAAACTGACGAAGCAGTGGGGTTGCAGCAACAAGAGCGTGGCCTCCTGGTGTCCCGCCTCCTGCAAGTGCACAAGCCAAATCATCTGA
- the LOC114457485 gene encoding cysteine-rich venom protein-like isoform X2, producing the protein MIVLRQVEQVNGAVTPMRRALQFPSGIDSVTLFLDATGKQHSHPLIATQTGLFAVLQVPGTWAKDSEGSLDGPLELNDETSSAEQTEIVNKHNTLRRGVSPSASNMLKMSWNREASANAQRWANKCIIKHSPPSKRKISTSGCGENIYMSSKKDTWSEAIQSWYDEEKNWRYGVGSVNGGEVGHFTQLVWYKSNQIGCAMAHCPNAGYKYFYVCHYCPPGNTQFYHPYKSGPPCGDCPNACDNKLCTNPCPYIDKFSNCPKLTKQWGCSNKSVASWCPASCKCTSQII; encoded by the exons ATGATTGTGCTGCGTCAGGTGGAGCAGGTGAATGGAGCTGTCACTCCAATGCGTCGAGCCTTGCAGTTCCCGTCCGGCATCGATTCCGTGACCCTCTTCCTGGATGCTACAGGGAAGCAACACAGTCACCCTCTGATCGCCACCCAAACAG GCCTCTTTGCTGTCCTCCAGGTGCCTGGAACCTGGGCTAAGGACTCAGAGGGGTCCCTGGATGGACCCTTGGAG CTCAATGACG AAACATCTTCTGCAGAGCAGACTGAGATTGTCAACAAGCACAATACCCTGAGGAGAGGTGTGTCTCCCTCTGCCAGCAACATGTTGAAAATG AGCTGGAACCGTGAAGCTTCAGCCAATGCTCAGAGATGGGCCAACAAATGCATCATAAAACACAGCCCTCCCAGTAAAAGAAAGATCAGCA CCAGCGGTTGTGGTGAGAACATATACATGAGCAGCAAGAAGGACACCTGGAGTGAAGCCATCCAGTCCTGGTACGACGAGGAGAAGAACTGGCGCTACGGAGTGGGATCTGTTAATGGGGGAGAAGTTGGTCACTTTACTCAG TTGGTTTGGTACAAATCTAACCAGATTGGCTGTGCCATGGCCCACTGTCCCAACGCCGGCTACAAGTACTTCTACGTCTGCCACTACTGCCCACC TGGGAACACGCAGTTTTATCATCCCTACAAGTCAGGACCTCCCTGTGGTGACTGTCCCAATGCCTGTGACAACAAGCTGTGCA CCAACCCCTGTCCTTATATCGATAAGTTCTCAAACTGTCCCAAACTGACGAAGCAGTGGGGTTGCAGCAACAAGAGCGTGGCCTCCTGGTGTCCCGCCTCCTGCAAGTGCACAAGCCAAATCATCTGA